From the Fulvia fulva chromosome 2, complete sequence genome, one window contains:
- a CDS encoding Dihydroxyacetone kinase 1: MSSKHFINDPNHLVSSALKSITYTNPNTALDTENKVVYLRPYAAKAQVSIVSGGGSGHEPSFAAFVGPGILSGAVAGTIFASPSAEQVRRCIFSRVEKSKGVLVVVMNYTGDVLNFGMAVEKAKAAGIPCEMVVMGDDAGVGRAKGGKVGRRGIAGTVLVHKIAGALAAQGGSLQEVHKAAQVVADNTVSIGSSLSHVHVPGREQVEVEGELKEDEVEVGMGIHNEDGYERTKADLPKTVETMLKYMLDSSDEDRGFLKVSGSDETVLLVNNLGGVSVLEMGGITTEVVEQLEKTYSIKPARILSGTFMTSLNGLGFSISLLKVSDLGAGKSMIELLDAPSEAAGWSAAISTKTWSSPPSKTLDQAAGPGADNKPSNLRIDPKQVTKALTYALDRVIKAEPDITKYDTVVGDGDCGIGLKRGAEGIKKDLNSASSQSDAALFLDRIIDTVENTMDGTSGALYAIFLNALAYGLREQGDSGGQADPKVWATALKKAMESLAKYTPAKPGDRTLVDALAPFVEELSKSADVQKAAKAAEEGSKSTKGMKASLGRTVYVGGSGFEEVPDPGAYGLSEFLSGLAEGLR, from the exons ATGTCCTCGAAACACTTCATCAACGATCCAAATCACCTCGTCTCCTCCGCCCTCAAATCCATAACCTACACGAATCCAAATACTGCTCTTGATACCGAGAATAAGGTCGTGTACCTGAGACCATACGCCGCGAAAGCACAGGTCTCCATCGTCTCAGGCGGTGGCTCCGGTCACGAACCGTCCTTTGCTGCCTTCGTCGGCCCAGGCATCCTCTCCGGCGCAGTAGCAGGCACCATCTTCGCGTCTCCCTCCGCAGAACAGGTCCGACGATGCATCTTCTCCCGCGTCGAAAAGAGCAAAGGCGTGCTCGTAGTGGTCATGAACTACACCGGCGACGTCCTCAACTTCGGTATGGCGGTGGAGAAAGCTAAGGCCGCTGGGATTCCGTGTGAGATGGTGGTGATGGGGGATGATGCTGGTGTGGGAAGAGCGAAGGGTGGGAAGGTTGGGAGAAGAGGTATTGCGGGGACGGTGCTTGTGCATAAGATTGCTGGCGCGCTTGCTGCACAGGGAGGGAGTTTGCAAGAGGTTCATAAGGCGGCGCAGGTTGTCGCGGATAACACTGTTAGTATTGGCAGCTCGTTGAGCCATGTGCATGTTCCAGGTAGGGAGCAGGTGGAGGTTGAGGGCGAGTTGAAGGAGGATGAGGTGGAGGTGGGCATGGGGATACATAATGAG GACGGATACGAGAGGACGAAAGCAGACCTACCGAAAACGGTAGAGACGATGTTGAAGTACATGTTGGACTCCAGTGATGAGGATCGCGGGTTCTTGAAAGTGAGCGGCTCGGATGAGACGGTTCTGCTGGTGAACAACCTGGGAGGCGTCAGTGTGCTGGAGATGGGCGGCATCACTACGGAAGTCGTGGAGCAACTGGAGAAGACATACAGCATCAAGCCCGCACGCATCCTCTCCGGCACTTTCATGACGTCCCTCAACGGTCTCGGCTTCTCGATATCGTTGTTGAAGGTATCCGACCTTGGTGCCGGCAAGTCGATGATCGAGCTGCTAGATGCGCCCTCAGAAGCCGCAGGCTGGTCCGCCGCCATCAGCACCAAGACCTGGAGCTCCCCGCCGAGCAAGACGCTCGACCAAGCGGCAGGCCCAGGCGCAGACAATAAACCCTCCAACCTCCGGATCGACCCTAAACAAGTGACTAAAGCTTTGACATACGCCCTTGACCGCGTAATCAAGGCAGAACCAGACATCACAAAATACGACACCGTCGTGGGCGATGGTGATTGCGGCATTGGTCTCAAGCGTGGCGCCGAAGGCATCAAGAAAGACCTTAACTCCGCCAGCTCCCAATCCGATGCAGCGCTTTTCCTGGACCGCATCATTGATACTGTGGAGAATACCATGGACGGCACTTCGGGCGCGCTTTATGCCATCTTTCTTAACGCGCTGGCGTATGGTCTCAGGGAGCAAGGTGATAGCGGTGGGCAAGCGGATCCCAAAGTCTGGGCGACTGCATTAAAAAAGGCAATGGAGAGCTTGGCGAAATACACACCGGCGAAGCCAGGGGACAGAACTCTGGTTGATGCTTTGGCGCCGTTTGTGGAGGAGTTGAGTAAGAGCGCTGATGTTCAGAAAGCGGCAAAGGCGGCTGAGGAGGGCTCGAAGTCCACGAAAGGAATGAAGGCAAGTCTTGGGAGGACGGTGTACGTGGGTGGCAGTGGATTCGAAGAGGTCCCAGATCCTGGTGCCTATGGACTTTCTGAGTTCTTGTCGGGGTTGGCTGAAGGGCTGAGATGA
- a CDS encoding Small nuclear ribonucleoprotein Sm D2, translating into MAAPAPSADSKIQELLAKPRAELTEYEINLLEQHEFTSGPLSLLQTAVRQHTQVLISCRNNRKLLARVKAFDRHCNMVLENVKEMWTEIPRLADGKKGRAVNKDRFISKMFLRGDSVILVLLS; encoded by the exons ATGGCCGCCCCCGCCCCCTCAGCCGACTCCAAAATCCAGGAACTCCTCGCCAAGCCCCGCGCAGAACTCAC AGAGTACGAAATCAACCTCCTCGAACAACACGAATTCACCTCCGGCCCACTCTCTTTACTCCAAACCGCCGTGCGCCAACACACCCAAGTCCTAATCTCCTGCCGTAACAACCGCAAACTGCTCGCGCGCGTCAAAGCCTTCGACCGACACTGCAACATGGTGCTCGAGAACGTCAAGGAAATGTGGACAGAGATTCCACGCCTGGCAGATGGAAAGAAGGGACGGGCGGTGAATAAGGATAGGTTTATCTCTAAGATGTTTCTGAGGGGCGATTCGGTGATTTTGGTGTTGTTGAGTTGA
- a CDS encoding Short chain dehydrogenase gsfE, translated as MASNLQTVENKGIYRALPTYPPSIHSLTALITGTNGISGYHMVKVLSSAPQRWKKIYCLSRRPPPEYFFSNLGEGASRVEHITADFLTDGETIAKHLKGKVEEVDHVFFSSYMPQPNEKGGVSRMWSDADALVDVNVKLLKNFLDGLKVANLVPKRFMLQTGAKHYGFHIGPATNPSFESDPRVKLESNFYYNQEDLLAEYCEETGAAWNVVRPSYIIGAVRDNSLNFWPGIAIYAAVQKELRKSLEFPGDFAAWDKEQCQSTAMLNAYFEEWTVLSPPHRQ; from the exons ATGGCGTCGAACCTACAGACTGTCGAGAACAAAGGCATCTACCGCGCTCTCCCAACCTATCCACCCTCCATCCACTCCCTTACAGCCCTCATAACCGGCACGAACGGCATCTCCGGCTACCACATGGTCAAAGTCCTATCCTCCGCGCCTCAACGCTGGAAGAAAATCTACTGCCTCTCCCGCCGTCCACCACCCGAGTACTTCTTCTCCAACCTTGGCGAGGGCGCAAGTCGTGTTGAGCACATCACCGCTGATTTCTTGACTGACGGCGAGACGATTGCGAAGCACCTGAAGGGTAAGGTTGAGGAGGTGGATCATGTGTTTTTCTCCTCCTACATGCCGCAGCCTAATGAGAAGGGAGGTGTGAGCAGGATGTGGTCTGATGCTGATGCTTTGGTTGATGTGAATGTTAAGTTGTTGAAGAACTTCCTAGATGGATTGAAGGTGGCGAACTTGGTGCCGAAAAGGTTCATGCTCCAGACTGGAGCGAAGCATTATGGGTTTCATATCGGTCCTGCTACGAATCCTTCATTTGAGTCGGATCCGAGGGTGAAGTTGGAGAGCAACTTCTACTACAATCAGGAAGATCTGCTGGCTGAGTATTGTGAAGAGACTGGAGCGGCTTGGAATGTGGTGAGGCCTTCGTATATCATCGGCGCTGTAAGGGACAACTCCCTCAACTTCTGGCCCGGAATCGCAATCTATGCAGCCGTGCAGAAGGAGCTCAGAAAATCGTTGGAGTTTCCGGGCGATTTTGCGGCCTGGGATAAGGAGCAgtgtc AAAGCACCGCAATGCTAAATGCCTACTTCGAAGAATGGACCGTCCTCTCCCCCCCACACCGCCAATGA